The Tripterygium wilfordii isolate XIE 37 chromosome 23, ASM1340144v1, whole genome shotgun sequence genomic sequence TTCCTCTTGAATGGTATGTTGCATCACACTCACATATTACATAGTCTAAGTATCAATGACTTCTCATTCGAATCTAATGctcataataaattatttttttattatttattaaggaCAATAAGATCTCAAGAAATTATATCCAGATTGTTGTGATTTAATGAAACAAAACTTGAATATAAAAAGTATGcataaacaaaagagagaaagaagacacaAGATTTAACAAGGTTCGACACAATTTGCCTATATCCTCGGGAGAAAAACAATGAATAATTCCAttaatatgaagaagattatAAAAGAGATAAGCTCTTGAACTCAAAAACTAACCCAaatctctctctcgctctagaCGACACTCTCCCAATTTTTACTACTCTAAACAACTCTCTCAAGTCGGCTCTCTTAAAAAATCCTACAAATAAAATCTATTTATAAGGGCCATCCTATGTAGATCTACAACAACCATCTGGATGGCTCGAGGAGCAGTCCGGACGAATACTAATCTTCTCCCAATAGTGGACCTGCTGTCCGGACACTAACATAGTTTTGTAAGAGCCAAAATATCACAAAGATCCACCTTGGCAAATATTGAGCAAGCAACCATCTTGACCTAGTCCAAAACAAAATCCACCAAACGGGAACAAATCAAACCAACCACTTGAGATGCAACCAAAACCAATTAAGACGAGCCGACAAAAATCTTCATCCTTCCTCATGAACATCCTTCCTCATGTTGCCTTCTCCAAAAAAATCACAAACTTTAGAGATTAACTTTGACCAAGTCCAAGCTCTCTTGAACTTGTTTGCCAGTTCCACAACATCACCTGATGCACTATAAATATGTCGACCAATCTCACTTTCTTTTGACTACTTTAGAACATGAAACCCTCATATTCTTTACCTTAGTAAGTGCTTCCGAAACTGTGTTTCTCATCTGAGAACGACCACCATGTCTTCTCTGAGAATTCTCTGCCATAGATTGAACTGAAGTATCAATCTACACTCCACTTGATTTTCTCATCTGAAGCTCCACTTGTTTCTGAGACCCCGAAACACCTTTAGTATTGATTATACCACTTTGAAGAACATACAGATCACCAATCATCTTCCCCATCATTATTGTTAGTAATCCCTTGCTTACCTTCAAAACTCCACTTTTTGTGGAGAACCCGCAGCCTTTGGAATCCAGACTTCTCAAAGACAATAAATTCTTCTTAAAATATGGTACATGACAAAAACCCGTCAAAGTTTTAATAGCTCCACATTGCAATCGGATTCGTACTGAGCCTTTCCCAACAATCTTGCAGAAAGTACCGTTGGCCACCAACATTAATTGTGCCACCTTTGACTGAATCATAGATAGTGAACGCGTCGCTATAAGGAGACACGTGATAGGTGCAACTCAATCCGAATAGATATATAGTAGTTGTGAATAAGACAACTATTGCTTATAACAAATTATAACTATTATTCACACATCCGCAATAGTTTAAGATGTTAGAGTGAAATATATTGATCAACCACTTGAGTAATAAGCTAATAGTGAACTTCTCTGGGGCTAGTAGTGAATATATTGATCAACTATCATTTACGTTTCTCTTTAGTTGAAAGGCTACCAGCTTCACcataagtttcaccaaacactCTACACCAAGAACGTAGAGTTGTTTGCAGAGCCGATACTTCTCAAAAGGACTTTTTTGTCAACCAGGTTGGTAACCCACAAACCCTCCAAAATCATCACCATCTTTTGAATATGAATCTCTTGGAAACGGTGGTCGATATAAGTGTAAGCAGGTACATGACAACCAAGTTTTGGCTGACCATGTCCCCTATTACGGATGGTTCTGGGCACTTGTTCCTCTAGGGATATCTCCTTAGCAGGAAGTTGACGTTCAGCATGTCTAGGTTGTACTTGAATCATGAATCGAGTGAACATCTCGCGCAACTCATTCATCTACTGTCGTTCAGCGTTGATCGCTGCCCAATAATCTTTGATTCCTTGCTCTTTAGCAGCTGGGTTCTGTCCTCCTCCTTTATTGTTAGCCTTAGATCCAAGGTGAACTCCTTAACTCTGATACCAACTTAAGATGGCGAAAACAACAATGAAGCTTAAACCAACATTTAATCCaagaaaagaaacaatagaATCCCCATATTTGAGAGAGACTCTCAAGGGTTTCAatataattctcaaaattcaaagttgatGACCACTAGGGTCAGCTACAAACCTAAAaggatgaaaaaagaaaacaaaaatgtcaaattattACAATAccctaaaacataaaatgaccCACTTAAGGGCCTCAACGATGGAATTTGACAAAACTAGGTCAAATTTTGTGTGATTCTGACAACATGGTATTTCAATCTTCCTAAGCAGTTTTCTTGTAAATATGGTGCGACTAGTCCTACATCAACTACAAAGGCTGTAGAGAAGCGAGAGTCGATGCATTAAATTCATCTGCGCTATCTAAAATGCAGTATCTGTTGTGatttttttatgtatataataaaatttatcttcactaaatttatctacattatatattgtggttttgttataattagtatatattaaaatttatctgcAATAAATTTCTATGCATTATTTTTTGTTGCTTTGCTAtggttaatatatattaaaatttatccatactaaatttatatgaattaatttatctataataatttatttgtacGTTGTGGGTTTGTCATGATTGGTATATaaagataaatttatatgcgGAACTTTTTCATCTTAGAATATATCGATGATGAAtcttatttgaaataaaaatgaaaaaattattgagggaaaacaaaaataaaaatgtgtttttATAAGATAATATCTGCTCTCTAAGGTTAGCAGCTAAAGAATTGTGTTTTGTGATTATACAATCCTAGAGAGAGATCATCAAGATTAGTTGGCCAATTCTGTGTCAAGTGAGTGAGTAGATGGATAATGTTCATGTGTTGTATGTTAAATATGTTTTAGTGAAGGAGGATCAATGACAAAAGCGAAGGATGATGAGTAAGATTTGGGAGCTCCGCAAATTCGACGAGGTAGTGTATGTGTCAACATTTATGTTATTGTACGAGGCTGCTCGATTTGTTGTGGATAACattatactccctccgtcccgtAAAGATAGTCATATTTCTTTTTTCACACAAATTaagaaaatctaattaatatagtAATAACATTCAATTTTACTCACATATTTCCTAATATACCCCTAAGTAATACTTAGATAACCCTAATTAATACTGTGACAACAAAACACATTAAATAGGGGTATTTTAGGAAACTAATAAACTAATTACattctaaaaaataaaacaataatataatttgGAATAGACTAATAAAGAAAATAGGATTATCTTTACGAGACGGAGGGAGTATAAGTGTGAGGTCTGCATTGATTTCTTTGGATTCTCATAATCTCACCACGCTTTCAATCTTTTCTCGATCTCCATTATTGTCCTTTGCAAATAAAAATCTGAATGACATGCACATGCCGAAAACGTTTATCGAtggtagtacatatatatatatatatatatctgaaaCAGTATTTGAGTTAGAACAAATTCATTGGGCTTATAAAATTTTAGAAGAACATTTTAGTGAAAATTCACTAAAATTATGGGATCGTAGTCCATGATTCTGTCATCTCCTAATATAATTATTAGGGTTAAACCAATGGTTTATCCTAGACAAGATATACATGAATTTGAtagtcaaataaaaaaattattagaaaaaaaagTACTTGATAGAATAGAAACCACTAAAAGTCCACATTCTAGCCTTGCTTTTATGGTTAGAAATAGGAGTGAGATTAGAAGAGAAAGCCTCGAAAAGATGTCTTAGTTAATCTAGCTAAGGGAGCTACGTTTTTTTAGCAAGTTTGATTGTAGGTTTGGATACTAACAATTAAGATTAACTGAAGAGTTAACGAggcatttggttggtgttttgagAGTGGGAATGAGGTTGAGATGAGGGTAAGATTATATATTCTCTtatttggttgagttttggagTTGCCATTCTTCAtaagggagaatgagttttgatgtgtaaaagactttttttttttacatttgttataaaatattattttattttctaaaaaagaaaaaaaggtaatatgaaaattgtactattTTCAGATTTTGTACTATTTTCAGATTCATGcccactattttattttataccaaacatgacaATGCTCACTCCATACTCATCTCACGCTCACCTCGCATCTCATGCTCACCTCACAAAATTATAACCAAATGCCCTGTAAAAACGTTGACTACTTTTAATACGCTGAGAGGATTGTAATCTTTATGATCATTATCATCAAGTAATCTTGATGAACTCGCTCCTCTATTAGGATGGTataatcacaattcacaaaacaAAATGCTTTAGCTGCCAACTTTGGAGAACAGTTTGATTTTAAGTTATAAAACACTTTGTTTTTCCTCAATATTCTACGCATCTTATTGGTAATTGCCCTaaataaaaatgtgtttgtTGAGAAAAGTAGACTTGCGACACTTATTTTGACACTACCCCAAATGGGAGTTAGTGTCAACCGTTCTTACAAAAATCGATGGTGACTATTCACATGGCTCATTATCTATATTGGTGTGAACAACGCATGATGagcaatttccgacataaaATTGACCCAATTTGAAACCGATTTCTTACCATGACCTAATAGCAAATGTTTCCATTTCTCCATGGTCTATTTGAACTTCTCTATCTACATCCATGTGAATCGCatgttcaattattttttactcAGAAATCGATAATACTTGTTAAAAGTAACTCACTCGACTTAGGCAACTAGCAAATATAAAAAGGGAAGAACAAAGAGAACCTCCAGAGTAGCAGACATTGTTCAAGGTTTTCCTACAATGTCGTCCTCCAATCAATCCCTTCTCCTTTCAGTCCTTCTCTTTGCTCTCATCTCTTCCACCATTTCCCGATCAATAATCCGAATGCCTAGTGCTACCAGCCGCCGAAATATCCACGCTGATGACAACTATCTATATTGCGACAGCTGGCGATTGTCCGTCGAGACCAACAACGCCGGATCCTGGTCTACAATCCCCTCTTCATGCGTTAGCTTTGTTCAAGACTACATGACTGGTGATCGCTTCATCTCGGACTCCGAGACCGTCGTAGCAGACTCTCTGGCCTTTGCCTTGACTGTGGAGATCGTCGGCGATGGCAAGGACGCTTGGATCTTCGATGTCGATGACACTCTGCTCTCCAATCTTCCTTACTACCAGGACAATGGATGGGGGTAAAGTAGTTCTGTCCTGATCGTTGCTTGATTTGTTGTTGTTGACGTAAATTCTACACCAAATTTAGTAACCATGGAATCTTGGTTTTGGATGCAGATCAGAACCCTACAATCATACTGCTTATTATGAATGGGTGGATTTGGCTAATGCTCCTGCTATACCTCCAAGTTCTTATTTGTTCAAGGAGCTCAAGAAGCTTGGGTTCACTATATTTTTATTGACAGGGCGCGATGAATTTCAAAGAAATGTTACCGTCAAAAACCTTCTTTCTGAAGGATTTTCAGGCTGGGAAAAGCTTATCTTGAGGTATAGGATATATATAATGCAAAATGTGGTTAATTATAAGAAGGTTTCATGTCATCTGTTAAATTTCATGCAAGTTGTTGAGTTGTGTATGCAAAAGTTGAACAAACAGCTCTGGTATTTTGGTAATGATACAGGCAGGAATCAGACCAGGGCAAAAAGGCTGTTCTCTATAAGTCTCAGAGGAGATTGGAGTTGATTAAGAAAGGTTACAGGATTCATGGGATGTCTGGAGATCAATGGAGTGATTTGTTGGGCTTTGCAGTTGCAGAACGATCCTTTAAGCACCCAAATCCATACTATTACCTTTCTTAGCTCGAAAATGAACGATAATGTGATATTAATGCTGGGTTTTAATTAAGGTTTTAAAGCCACTAGGCCTAATGAAAATAACTCCCTTTGGGAgaattatatgtgtgtgtctatatatatatatatggtggaaAGTCATTTCTCTAATAAGATATGTTCTCCATcactattatttttatatatcatCTACTACTAGATGCCACGCGCACAAAGACTTGAACATTGCGTTATAAGGGAAAATAACTGCAAGTTAACATGAAAACGCGCGAGACGAGCCTCTCATCTATAAATGAATGTAATTGTATCATGATGGAAACTCATTTCTCTAAAAGGTtatgttctatatatatatataccactaTTGTTTTCATCATCTACTCTCAATTGCAAGAATAGTCTACCCTTGTTTCCTGTTCGACTCTTGTTGTCACCCTTTGTCATTAATAAAATCTAAGTTGTGGTAGGCTCGAAAGAGatcgaaaaataaaacaacttcCACAAGATCAATTCACTAAGAAATTGAGCAAGTAGGATCTTACTtgaaataaaactgaaaaacttattgagaaaaaaaaagtattttttttaagtttttaagtTAAGATCAAACTGCTCTCCAAGGTTAGCGGCTAAAgaattttgttttgtgattacacaatcctagagagagagaaagagagaggagagatcaTCAAGATTAGTTGATGATAATTATCAATGAAAGATTACGGAGAGTTGGCCAATTCTAGCTATGTCAAGTGAATGGGTAGATGGATAAAGATCATGTGTTGTATGTTAAATATGTCTGAGTAAAGGGGAACCAGTGACAAAAGCAAAGGACGAGGTAGTGTATGTGTCAACATTACGGTATTGTACGAGGCTACTTCATTTGTTGTGgagaggtccacattgatttctttGGATTCTCACCACACTTACAATCCTTTCTCCATCACCACTTTTGTTGTTTGTTAAGTAGTATCACATCGGTAAAAGATGTGGGAGTCTTTCACTTTATAAGATCAAGTCCTCCCTCATTACACTAACAAtgtcttttcctaggcttgagtgagttgagcctaaagagaaacaaagtcatgcggACTCGATGTCTTCACGAgaatcggacaacccaaagcagacaatattgttggtgtggatTTACGacatggtattggagcaattcggtccagttggacatgacttctactccatttattggGCGGGGGAGTGTTAAGTAGTACCACATCGGTAAAAGATGTGGGAGTCTTTCTGTAAAACCCCAAACTTTCCATAGGGGGCTAAttgaaaccaaacaaaaacttCTAGGGGGAAAAACTAAAGTAAGGGAATTAGAGGGGGTAAATTTGAAATATTAGAGAAATGCCTAATACCTAGTATACGATACAAATACATCTCTTCATCTGTTGTTCTATACGAAACCTAAATTTACAATATGGACAGCTGCACTACCTCAAACACTCTCTATACTAAACCTAAACAAATCTTAGAAGCCGCTGTCAAGGAAGGAAGACTAACACTACTAGTTCGATCGCCATGATCCTTAGACATTGGAGATCACCTTCGTAGTCGACGGAGCAGAAATAGCAGGCTGGAATTCTTCGTGACGGAGGAAATCACCGGAGACATTCATTGGAGAGGATGCAGCATGGGAAGAGAGGAACTCATTCGGTAAATTCTTTCTCTAGTTTTCTCTATACAAGTTCAAATTCCATGGTTGTAATAGAGTACCGGTGATTCCGGTAGATCCCAACCACGAAGCACCATCACAGTGGTTGCAGAGGCATGGGCAAATTGGTCCCACCCTTGGTGGACTTTGAGGGCTGCCATCATGGTAGTTGATGGATAAGCCGAGTCTAATCTTATGTGACTCGATGCTTGAGTTGTATAAAAGCTTGAAGGAGCAGTTCATGTTGACTCGATGAACATCTTACCCAATTGTATATGGATTGATTTGTAAGAATGGAGCCCACATGTGAGTGGACCAAAAGATTATGGTATAGGCAGTGTAGTGTGTACATAAAACTCCTATTGGAGTTTGACTTTTTTCAACTTGGCTCATTAGTCAAGAATGAATATTTAACCAGTGCAAGAATTTACCGTGATATTACATTGACAAAAATTAAGTTATCTGGTCCATCAGATTTTAgtacaattaaaatttaatTGTACTTTGGGTTATTTTGGATAGTatagtataatatatatacatatatatatatatatgtatatgtacttaATAACTCGTGACACACCGATATTTATATAGGTGATCGAGGAGACACTGTAGACGTTTAGAATTTGGTGCACtgctatcgaggtaggggttcttCATTTATTGGCCTCTATTACCCGATACTTCgtgttctataattttttttgttttccttgtgtGTTAAATACCTGCCTCTTGAATCGTTCTTTGTTGTCTCTTCATTGGTTCGCATTTCTCCGTGCTTGACTATAATCTTTTCAGCATGTAGATAGGCATGTGTAATTTTGACTATGGgaaaatgtttgatttgattaggacTCTTCGTAGAGCTTTGTGTCCTATTTTTctaagaaagtaaaatattttcttaactaGTTTGGACATGGGCTTTGGGTGCATGGAAAAACTCATTGTAATATatgcatcatgatatatgtTGACTGTGTGTTCGGATTGTGGATTTGTGGAAATGGGTGGATGTGAtagccttgttgttgttgtctggCTCTGGTTTGTGCGATGGTTGTGACTCGCGACACACCACCTTAAGACTTGATCACTGTCTGAGATTTATTCCCCTTTATCTGTTCCCACGTGATTATACCAGGATTTGATTGCCGCGGC encodes the following:
- the LOC119993756 gene encoding acid phosphatase 1-like is translated as MSSSNQSLLLSVLLFALISSTISRSIIRMPSATSRRNIHADDNYLYCDSWRLSVETNNAGSWSTIPSSCVSFVQDYMTGDRFISDSETVVADSLAFALTVEIVGDGKDAWIFDVDDTLLSNLPYYQDNGWGSEPYNHTAYYEWVDLANAPAIPPSSYLFKELKKLGFTIFLLTGRDEFQRNVTVKNLLSEGFSGWEKLILRQESDQGKKAVLYKSQRRLELIKKGYRIHGMSGDQWSDLLGFAVAERSFKHPNPYYYLS